The Paraburkholderia sabiae genome includes a region encoding these proteins:
- a CDS encoding ParA family protein, with translation MRRVVFNQKGGVGKSTIVCNLAAISASEGLRTLVIDLDAQGNSSQYLLGSRASEVHPTVAGFFETALTFSFKPIDVTSFIHPTPFENLDIMPAHADLDTLHGKLESRYKIYKLRDALNELDMYDAIYIDTPPALNFYTRSALIAVERCLIPFDCDDFSRRALYTLLDNVKEIQQDHNDALHVEGIVINQFQPRASLPQQLVDELVSEGLPVLGARLSSSVKIRESHQHAKPVIHLDPKHKLSQEYLALHRELAG, from the coding sequence ATGCGGCGTGTCGTATTCAATCAGAAAGGTGGTGTCGGTAAATCGACGATCGTGTGCAATCTCGCGGCCATCAGCGCCAGCGAAGGCTTGCGTACGCTCGTCATCGATCTGGATGCGCAAGGCAATTCAAGCCAGTATCTGCTTGGTTCACGCGCCAGCGAGGTGCATCCCACGGTGGCGGGTTTCTTCGAAACGGCGCTGACGTTCAGCTTCAAACCGATCGACGTCACGTCTTTCATCCATCCGACGCCGTTCGAGAACCTCGACATCATGCCCGCGCACGCGGACCTCGATACGCTGCATGGCAAGCTCGAATCGCGCTACAAGATCTACAAGCTGCGCGATGCGCTCAACGAGCTGGACATGTACGACGCGATCTACATCGACACGCCGCCCGCGCTGAATTTCTACACGCGTTCCGCGCTGATCGCCGTCGAGCGTTGTCTGATTCCATTCGACTGCGACGACTTCTCGCGCCGCGCGCTCTACACGCTGCTCGATAACGTGAAAGAGATCCAGCAGGACCACAACGATGCGCTGCATGTCGAAGGGATCGTGATCAACCAGTTCCAGCCGCGCGCGAGCCTGCCGCAGCAACTCGTCGATGAACTCGTGAGCGAAGGGCTGCCGGTGCTCGGTGCGCGGCTGTCGTCGTCGGTGAAGATCCGCGAGTCGCATCAGCATGCGAAGCCTGTAATTCATCTCGATCCGAAGCACAAGCTGTCGCAGGAATATCTGGCGTTGCATCGCGAGCTGGCGGGCTAG
- a CDS encoding OmpW/AlkL family protein translates to MRPYRAIAMAAALLTGTAAHAQSAGSFVANVGWFHLAPQVSSQPFSINALGTSTTASGSGATIDGADTVGFTATYFVTDHIAVEGVFGVPPKFTLSGTGTLAGLGELGKAYEWSPTLLLKYYFNDAQSHFRPYLGAGAAYVWYSGVKLSSAMSSGAFLYSSTYGTALEGQTTAKLSSSFAPVINAGFAYNFDKHWSAGVSLSYMWLSTRATLTTHSTAAGTVTSTSKIHVNPIVSFVSVGYRF, encoded by the coding sequence ATGAGGCCATACCGGGCCATTGCCATGGCAGCCGCGCTGTTGACGGGCACGGCTGCGCATGCACAGAGCGCAGGCAGTTTCGTTGCGAACGTCGGCTGGTTTCATCTGGCGCCGCAGGTGTCGAGCCAGCCGTTCAGCATCAACGCGCTCGGCACGTCGACGACCGCGAGCGGCTCGGGCGCGACGATCGACGGCGCCGATACCGTCGGCTTCACGGCGACGTACTTCGTCACCGATCACATCGCGGTCGAAGGTGTGTTCGGCGTGCCGCCGAAATTCACGCTGTCGGGAACGGGCACGCTCGCAGGGCTCGGCGAGTTGGGCAAGGCGTACGAATGGAGCCCGACGCTGTTGCTGAAATACTATTTCAACGACGCACAAAGCCATTTCCGTCCGTATCTCGGCGCGGGCGCGGCGTACGTCTGGTACAGCGGCGTCAAGCTGAGTTCGGCGATGTCGAGCGGCGCATTCCTCTATTCGTCGACGTACGGCACTGCGCTCGAAGGTCAGACGACGGCGAAGCTGAGCAGTTCGTTCGCGCCCGTCATCAACGCGGGCTTTGCGTATAACTTCGACAAGCACTGGTCGGCGGGCGTCTCGCTGTCGTACATGTGGCTATCGACGCGCGCGACACTGACCACGCATTCGACAGCCGCAGGCACGGTGACGAGCACGTCGAAGATTCACGTCAATCCTATCGTTTCATTTGTATCGGTCGGGTATCGCTTCTAA
- a CDS encoding beta-galactosidase: MTMHASMQGTSVDGPGAPHVFSFAPNGDGFLLDGKPFQIRSGELHPARIPVEYWRHRIQMAKAMGMNSIALYVMWNYHETSEGAFDFQTDNRDIEAFVRLCHAESMWVLFRPGPYVCAEWDLGGIPAYLLKHADIRLRTDFASDPRYMRAVESYIDELIPRVRPLMAQNGGPILMIQIENEFGSFDSNPAYLEELRQLWIRGGIDGPFYTEDGIVQLQQNQSHVAGGAIALSNGNAAQIEAVRKAFHDVPAMAGEVYPGWLTHWGDAAFQGTSVDLSATLDAFMRKNLSFNLYVIHGGTSFGFYAGANVDADTGEYQPDITSYDYAAPISEQGVATARYMQCRSIIERYLSTPLPNVPAPIATIPVIDSNGVRRLMPRRYASLWDNLPAALPLADTVQPQPFEMYGQAFGFVLYRKKLARYAGGALDIGDVHDYATVCIGDQYAGAVSRASVPEHLALPLKAVQREPVALPMQHEHAVLEILVEGMGRVNYGHAMIDRKGLVDPVVLHDASGASETLANWEVVPLPMDASFVENLRPLCSNPSKPGMFFMATLSLDTIGDVYLDMSEWIKGVVWVNGRNLGRYWHIGPQMRLYCPAPWLKPGDNSVLIFDLHQTEAKPVSLASSLYDNSSVNT; this comes from the coding sequence ATGACGATGCACGCATCCATGCAAGGCACGAGCGTCGACGGACCGGGCGCTCCGCACGTTTTTAGCTTTGCGCCGAATGGCGACGGCTTTCTGCTCGACGGCAAGCCGTTTCAGATCCGCAGCGGCGAATTGCATCCGGCGCGCATCCCCGTCGAATACTGGCGGCACCGCATTCAGATGGCAAAAGCGATGGGGATGAACTCCATCGCGCTATATGTGATGTGGAATTATCACGAGACGAGCGAGGGCGCGTTCGACTTTCAGACGGACAATCGCGACATCGAAGCGTTCGTGCGTCTTTGCCACGCGGAAAGCATGTGGGTGCTATTCAGGCCGGGCCCGTATGTGTGCGCAGAATGGGATCTCGGCGGTATTCCGGCGTATCTGTTGAAGCACGCGGATATCCGGCTGCGCACGGATTTCGCGAGCGATCCGCGTTATATGCGCGCTGTCGAAAGCTATATCGACGAACTCATTCCTCGCGTGCGGCCGCTGATGGCACAGAACGGCGGCCCGATTCTGATGATCCAGATCGAGAACGAGTTTGGATCGTTCGACAGCAATCCCGCGTATCTGGAGGAACTCAGGCAACTGTGGATTCGCGGCGGCATCGACGGACCGTTCTATACGGAAGACGGTATCGTGCAGTTGCAACAGAACCAGTCGCATGTCGCGGGCGGTGCAATCGCGTTGAGCAACGGCAACGCGGCGCAGATCGAAGCGGTGCGCAAGGCGTTCCATGATGTGCCTGCAATGGCGGGCGAAGTCTATCCGGGGTGGCTCACGCATTGGGGCGATGCCGCGTTTCAGGGCACATCCGTCGACCTTTCCGCGACGCTCGATGCGTTCATGCGCAAGAACCTGTCGTTCAATCTGTATGTGATTCACGGCGGAACGAGCTTTGGTTTTTACGCGGGCGCGAATGTGGATGCGGACACAGGCGAGTATCAGCCCGACATCACGAGTTACGACTACGCAGCGCCGATTAGCGAGCAAGGCGTGGCCACCGCGCGCTACATGCAGTGCCGCAGCATCATCGAGCGCTATCTGTCGACGCCTTTGCCGAACGTGCCCGCGCCCATCGCAACGATTCCCGTGATCGATTCGAACGGTGTTCGTCGTTTGATGCCGCGTCGCTATGCATCGCTCTGGGACAATCTTCCTGCTGCACTTCCTCTCGCTGATACGGTGCAGCCGCAGCCCTTCGAAATGTATGGCCAGGCATTCGGCTTCGTGCTGTATCGGAAGAAGCTGGCGCGCTATGCGGGCGGTGCGCTGGATATCGGCGACGTTCACGATTACGCCACTGTCTGTATTGGCGATCAGTATGCGGGTGCCGTGTCGCGCGCGAGTGTGCCGGAGCATCTGGCGTTGCCACTGAAGGCTGTGCAGCGCGAACCGGTCGCGTTGCCCATGCAGCACGAACATGCGGTGCTGGAAATACTCGTCGAAGGCATGGGCCGCGTGAATTACGGGCACGCGATGATCGATCGCAAAGGACTCGTCGATCCTGTCGTCCTGCACGATGCATCGGGCGCGAGCGAGACGCTGGCGAACTGGGAAGTCGTACCCTTGCCGATGGATGCTTCGTTCGTCGAGAACCTGCGTCCGCTTTGCTCCAACCCGAGCAAGCCAGGCATGTTCTTTATGGCGACGCTTTCTCTAGATACCATCGGCGACGTCTATCTCGACATGAGCGAATGGATCAAGGGCGTCGTGTGGGTGAATGGCCGCAATCTCGGGCGCTATTGGCATATCGGCCCGCAAATGCGCCTCTATTGCCCGGCGCCGTGGTTGAAGCCGGGCGACAACAGCGTATTGATCTTCGATCTACATCAGACGGAAGCGAAGCCGGTCAGCCTCGCATCGTCTCTCTATGACAATTCGAGCGTCAACACCTGA
- a CDS encoding alpha-galactosidase: MHADHAAALDHPGAPVFRARGDSYAFGNDAIALQWTIADQRLYCVCVADLAHGRTLQVDAPFSLTFADGSTFDVTSLRLVAPLREEALSANPDALRKAERHQGVRVAATLVDDEQRLRIEWSIEQREGACYLRQHLSITALVQNEHITSVSLLQTLAPAARKAGDLAAVPVIDGNVFLGFELPMAESEVRDGVARFIVTRALPLERGKTLAYSAVAGVFRDGQLRRDFATYVEHERARPYDPFLHYNSWYDIGFLTPYTQEQAIERIHALGHELHDKRGVQLDSFLFDDGWDDYSGSWTFSAAFPDGFMPLQEASKRYGAAPGVWLSPWGGYGPPRTERVTRGRAAGYETAGDGFALSGPAYYRCFHDVAIDLLTQHGVNHFKLDGTGNANTVVAGSRFNSDWDAAVELIEDMRRAKRDVFVNLSTGTQASPFWLRYVDSIWRDGADYGFEGAGSERERWITYRDAQTYRNAVQRSPLFPLNSLMLHGIIYAQANTQLNSDPSHAFTHEVHSYFGSGTQLQELYVTPSMLNENDWDVLAQTARWARDNADVLRDCHWIGGAPDEREIYGWAAWTPSKAIVTLRNPDDRANDFVLDLRAHLELPDGVEGQFSAQFPFIDSAASIPTRWDVNRPQQIRLAPFQVLTLELS, encoded by the coding sequence TTTTCGTGCGCGAGGCGATAGCTATGCGTTCGGTAACGACGCCATTGCGCTGCAATGGACGATTGCGGACCAACGTCTATACTGCGTTTGCGTGGCCGATCTTGCGCATGGACGCACGTTGCAGGTCGACGCGCCCTTCTCGCTCACATTCGCGGATGGAAGCACGTTTGACGTGACTAGCCTGCGGCTCGTTGCGCCGTTGCGCGAAGAAGCGCTGTCCGCGAATCCGGATGCATTGCGAAAAGCCGAACGCCATCAAGGCGTGCGTGTGGCCGCGACACTCGTTGACGACGAACAGCGGCTGCGAATCGAATGGAGCATCGAGCAACGCGAAGGCGCGTGCTATCTTCGTCAGCATCTGTCCATCACTGCGCTCGTGCAAAACGAGCACATTACCTCGGTTTCGCTGCTGCAAACTCTGGCGCCCGCCGCGAGAAAAGCGGGCGACCTCGCGGCAGTGCCTGTTATCGACGGCAACGTCTTTCTGGGCTTCGAGCTTCCCATGGCGGAAAGCGAAGTCCGCGACGGTGTGGCTCGCTTTATCGTCACGCGCGCACTGCCGCTCGAAAGAGGAAAGACGCTGGCTTATTCGGCTGTTGCAGGCGTGTTTCGCGACGGCCAGTTGCGCCGCGATTTCGCAACGTATGTGGAGCACGAGCGTGCGCGTCCATATGATCCATTCCTGCACTACAACTCGTGGTACGACATCGGCTTCCTGACTCCTTATACGCAGGAACAGGCCATCGAGCGCATTCACGCGCTGGGCCATGAACTGCACGACAAGCGCGGCGTGCAACTCGATTCCTTTTTGTTCGACGACGGATGGGACGATTACAGCGGCAGCTGGACCTTTAGCGCAGCGTTTCCCGATGGTTTCATGCCATTGCAAGAGGCCTCAAAACGCTACGGCGCAGCACCCGGCGTATGGCTGTCGCCATGGGGCGGCTATGGACCGCCTCGAACGGAACGCGTGACGCGTGGCCGCGCCGCCGGATACGAAACGGCGGGCGATGGATTCGCGCTGTCGGGCCCGGCGTACTATCGATGCTTCCATGACGTCGCCATCGATCTGTTGACGCAACACGGCGTCAATCATTTCAAACTCGACGGCACGGGCAACGCGAATACGGTTGTCGCGGGCAGCCGCTTCAACAGCGACTGGGACGCCGCGGTGGAACTCATCGAAGACATGCGCCGTGCAAAGCGCGATGTGTTCGTCAACCTGTCGACGGGCACGCAAGCGTCGCCCTTCTGGCTGCGCTACGTCGATTCGATCTGGCGCGACGGCGCGGACTATGGATTCGAGGGCGCGGGCAGCGAGCGCGAACGCTGGATCACGTATCGCGATGCGCAGACGTATCGCAACGCCGTGCAGCGCAGCCCACTCTTTCCGCTCAATTCGCTGATGCTTCACGGCATCATCTATGCGCAGGCCAATACGCAACTCAATAGCGATCCCTCGCATGCATTCACGCACGAAGTGCATTCGTACTTCGGCAGCGGTACGCAATTGCAGGAACTGTATGTGACGCCGTCGATGCTGAACGAAAACGACTGGGACGTGCTCGCGCAAACCGCCCGCTGGGCTCGCGACAACGCCGACGTGCTGCGCGATTGTCACTGGATAGGCGGCGCGCCCGATGAACGCGAGATTTACGGCTGGGCTGCGTGGACGCCGTCGAAAGCGATCGTGACGCTGCGCAATCCGGATGATCGTGCGAACGACTTCGTGCTCGATCTGCGAGCGCATCTCGAACTGCCGGATGGTGTCGAAGGCCAGTTCAGCGCACAGTTTCCGTTTATCGATTCCGCTGCAAGCATTCCGACACGATGGGATGTGAACCGCCCGCAACAGATTCGCCTTGCGCCATTTCAGGTGTTGACGCTCGAATTGTCATAG